In Polaribacter pacificus, the genomic window GTGAAGTGTTAGGAATGATTTTTTTTAAAAAAAAGTACTAAAACAACTGTTCTTGCTTTTTTGTGGTTAAGATTGTTAATAAAATTGAAAAATGACTTTGTAAAATCCTTTTGAATGGATTACTTTTGTCTGCTACAAACACAACATTCATGTCTACAACTATAGAACGATTAGAGATTTTTACCCAACAAGTACGAAGAGATATTTTACGCATGGTACACGCTGTTAATTCAGGGCATCCAGGTGGGTCTTTAGGCTGTGCAGAATTTATTACTGCATTGTATCAAGAAATTATGGAATACTCTACTGAGTTTACCATGGATGGTAAAAATGAAGACTTGTTCTTTTTATCAAATGGTCATATTTCTCCAGTTTTTTATAGTGTTTTAGCACATACGGGCTTTTTCCCAGTAGAAGAGCTTGCTAGTTTTAGAAAATTAAACTCTCGTTTGCAAGGACATCCAACCACCCATGAAGGTCTAGAAGGAATTAGAATTGCATCTGGTTCTTTAGGACAAGGAATGAGTGTTGGAATCGGGGCTGCAGAAGCAAAAAAATTAAATAAGGATAGCCACTTGGTTTATACCTTACACGGTGATGGTGAATTGCAAGAAGGTCAAATTTGGGAATCTGCCATGTACGCATCAGCAAAAAAGATTGACAATTTAATCTCAACTGTAGATTTAAACGGTAAGCAAATTGATGGAGCAACTGATGATGTATTGCCAATGGGAAGCATTAGAGCTAAATTTGAGGCTTTTGGTTGGGATGTTTTAGATATTAAAGAAGGGAATTCTATGAAAGCGATACTAGAGGGTATGGCTGATGCAAAATCTAGAACCGGAAAAGGCAAGCCAGTTTGTGTTTTATTACACACAGAAATGGGGAACGGTGTAGACTTTATGATGCACACACATGCTTGGCATGGTAAAGCGCCTAACGATGAGCAATTAGAATCAGCGTTGGCTCAAAACCCAGAAACTTTAGGAGATTACTAATTCTGAATTTACTTTAGAAACTTTATAAATTTAATCCTGCACATCGTGTGGGATTTTTTTATGAATAATTTTCGCAACAATAAAAAAACATCTGTAAGTAAAAAAGTATCTTTACGTCAGAGAGATTAGAAGATAAATAAATTATGAGAATAGGTATCGTATGTTATCCAACCTTTGGTGGGAGTGGGGTTGTTGCAACAGAATTAGGAATGGCCTTGGCTGACAATGGTCATGAAGTACATTTTATCACCTACAACCAACCTGTTCGCCTGGATTTTATTTCTCATAATTTGCACTTTCATGAAGTGATCATGGAAGAATATCCACTGTTTCAGTACCAGCCCTATGAGCTGGCCTTGTCAACTAGGATGGTAGAGGTGGTAGAAAAGCATCAATTAGAGATCTTGCATGTGCATTACGCCATTCCACATGCTTATGCGGCTTATATGGCCAAGCAAATGCTTAAAGAAAAAGGCATAGATATTAAGGTGGTGACCACCTTGCACGGAACTGATATTACCTTAGTTGGAAGTCATCCAAGTTATAAGACAGCCGTAGCGTTTAGCATTAACCACTCAGATGTAGTTACCGCAGTTTCTAAAAGTTTAAAAGAAGACACCCTGCGCTTGTTTCATATTACCAATGAAATTAAAGTAGTTCACAACTTTATTGATATAGATAAGTACCTTAAAGAGAGCCATGGTGAATGTCAAAGAATCGCATTGGCTGAGCCTGAAGAACGCATTTTAACACATGTGAGTAATTTTAGACCCGTAAAAAGAACACAAGATGTGATTAAAATTTTTGAGCGGGTTCAAAAAACAGTCCCTTCAAAATTATTAATGGTCGGAGATGGACCTGAAAAAAGAAATGCAGAATTGTTGGCAAAGAAATTGGGTATTTATGACAAAGTTATTTTCTTAGGGAACAGCAATGAAGTTGCAAAAATACTCTGCTATACAGATGTCTTTATTTTACCTTCTGAAACAGAGAGTTTTGGATTGGCAGCTTTAGAGGCTATGGCAGCAGAAACCCCTGTAATATCAACAAATTCAGGAGGGCTTCCAGAGGTTAATGTTCATGGAGTTACCGGATTTTTAAGCCCTATAGGTGATATTGAAGACATGGCTAATAATACCTTAACCATCCTTAAAAATGATGAAACTCTAGAGCGTTTTAAAAGCAATGCAAAGAATCACGCTAAGAAATTCTCACTAAAGAATATCTTACCGATTTATGAAGAAATCTACGAATCGCTAAGAGTAAAAGTTTAAGACCTGTAATAATTTAGACTCGCAATGATTAAATCTTCAGGAACTTTACAGTCAATTTCGTATTTTTCTATATCATTTAAGAGTACAAAATTTACCTGACCTCCGTTGTTTTTTTTGTCGTGCTTTAACAGATCCATAATAGCGCTGTATTCACGGGTGTCAATAGGTATTTTTCCATAAATAGAAAGAATCATTTCTTTAAACTCTTGGAGCTCTGACTTAGGAAAATCAAACAAGACACTAGAGATGTAAGTCTCACAAACCATTCCTATTGCAATGGCTTCACCATGGGTTAAATTTTCTTTCTCCTGAGATTCTAAAAAATAAGACTCAACAGCATGGCCGATGGTATGTCCAAAATTTAAAATCTTTCGAAGGTGCTTTTCTTTAGGATCCTGTAAAACAACCTCATTTTTTATCTCAATAGATTTGTGAATTAATTTAGTAATATTGAGTTTGTTGTTCTTCTTTATTTGTTGGTATAAGTTTTGGTCATACGTAATGCCATACTTAATTATTTCTGCTGTTCCAGATCTAATTTCACGCGCTGTAACAGTCTCTAAATACTCGGGATCCACCAAAACCATTTGAGGATTGGCAAAAAGCCCTATTTGGTTTTTTAAAACACCCAAATCTACTCCTGTTTTACCGCCAACCGAAGCATCAACCATACTTAGCAATGTGGTAGGTACATTGATAAAATCAATACCTCTTTTGTAAGTAGCAGCCACAAAACCTCCAAGATCAGTAATCACACCACCACCCAAAGTAATTAGCACACTGTGACGATCTGCATTTAGCTCTGTTAAAGCACTCCAAACACCCATACATGTTTCTAAGTTTTTATGAATTTCTCCAGCTTCAATTTCTATGACTTCTATAGGCAGATCTGTATGTAAATTTGCCATAAATTTTGGATAGCAATATTCCATTGTGTTTTCATCAACCAATATAAAGAGAGATGAATAGGTATTTTGTGCTAATATGGTTTCAAGTGATTTGTATCCAAGTTCCTGAAAATGAATAGGGTAGCTACTGGCTTGTATTGATTTCATTGCGTGTTAATTATCTGCGCAAAATACATAGAAAATATTGAATTATTTGGGCTTTGTACCTATCTTTGTTGCCATAAATTTTTTTTGAACGGTATCGTTATGAAGCTTTTTAACAACACAGAAGTTGCTTTTACATTAAAATCTGATTCTCAATTAGAGCGAGCATATTTTTTATTTAAAATGATCCAAAGTCAGCCGATGGTACGTATAGGTACGGCCGTGACTAATTTTGCTTTAAAAGCACATCTACCCGTAGAAGGCTTAATTAGATCGACAGTTTTTGATCATTTTTGTGGAGGTGTGACCGAAGAGGATTGTTTGCCGAACATTAAAAATATGTACACCAAACATGTACATTCTATCTTAGATTATTCAGTCGAAGGTAAAGAAACAGAAGATCAGTTTGATCTTGCTTTAAATAAGACCCTAAAAACCATCGAATTTGGTACAGAAAACAAAGCCATCCCTTTTGCTGTGTTTAAGCCTACGGGTTTTGGACGTTTTGCTTTGTATCAAAAACTAACAGAAGGAAAAGAATTAACTACGGATGAAAAATCAGAATGGCTACGCGTTGTAGAGCGCTACCATACGGTTTGTAAATCAGCTGTTGCACATGATATACCATTGTTAATCGATGCAGAAGAAAGCTGGATGCAAGGAGCAGCAGATGTGTTAATCGAAGAGTTGATGGAGCAGTACAATACAGAAAAAGCGATTGTTTTTAATACGCTTCAGATGTACAGACATGATCGTATGGACTATTTGAAAAACTTACATCAAAAAGCTCATCAAAAAGGATTTCATATTGGAATGAAAGTAGTTCGCGGTGCTTATATGGAAAAGGAGCGTGCAAGAGCAGAAGAAATGGGCTATGATTCTCCAATTTGTGTTGATAAAAACGCTACGGATGACAATTATAACGAAGCCATTTCTTATATGGTTGAACATCCAAATATGGCTGTATTTGCTGGGACTCACAATGAGCTTAGTTCTTATTTGTTAATGGAATTAGCAGAGAAGAGTCAAATAGATAAAGGCGATAAACGCTTGTGGTTTGGACAGTTGTACGGAATGAGTGACAACATCAGTTTTAATTTGGCAAATGAAGGATATAATGTAGCAAAATACTTACCTTTTGGTCCGGTAAGAGATGTGATGCCCTATCTAATTAGAAGAGCAGAAGAAAATACATCTGTTGCAGGTCAGACCAGCAGAGAGCTAAACTTGATCAAAACAGAAAAACAACGCAGAAAAACCTTGTGAGTACAACGGTAACAGAGATTAAAGAAAGTATTCAAAAAAACAAAAAACGACTTGCTAAAGAAATAAAAGAGAGTAAGGAGCTTGTTTTTTTGCTAAAAAAATCTACCCAGCATAAACTTACTGAAGAAGAAAGAGGAAAGGTAAAACAACAACTCTTTGACATTTGCAAAAGCATCCCATCTTTTGCTGTTTTTATGTTGCCTGGAGGTGCCATTTTATTGCCATTACTCATTAAA contains:
- the aroB gene encoding 3-dehydroquinate synthase, with amino-acid sequence MKSIQASSYPIHFQELGYKSLETILAQNTYSSLFILVDENTMEYCYPKFMANLHTDLPIEVIEIEAGEIHKNLETCMGVWSALTELNADRHSVLITLGGGVITDLGGFVAATYKRGIDFINVPTTLLSMVDASVGGKTGVDLGVLKNQIGLFANPQMVLVDPEYLETVTAREIRSGTAEIIKYGITYDQNLYQQIKKNNKLNITKLIHKSIEIKNEVVLQDPKEKHLRKILNFGHTIGHAVESYFLESQEKENLTHGEAIAIGMVCETYISSVLFDFPKSELQEFKEMILSIYGKIPIDTREYSAIMDLLKHDKKNNGGQVNFVLLNDIEKYEIDCKVPEDLIIASLNYYRS
- the bshA gene encoding N-acetyl-alpha-D-glucosaminyl L-malate synthase BshA, yielding MRIGIVCYPTFGGSGVVATELGMALADNGHEVHFITYNQPVRLDFISHNLHFHEVIMEEYPLFQYQPYELALSTRMVEVVEKHQLEILHVHYAIPHAYAAYMAKQMLKEKGIDIKVVTTLHGTDITLVGSHPSYKTAVAFSINHSDVVTAVSKSLKEDTLRLFHITNEIKVVHNFIDIDKYLKESHGECQRIALAEPEERILTHVSNFRPVKRTQDVIKIFERVQKTVPSKLLMVGDGPEKRNAELLAKKLGIYDKVIFLGNSNEVAKILCYTDVFILPSETESFGLAALEAMAAETPVISTNSGGLPEVNVHGVTGFLSPIGDIEDMANNTLTILKNDETLERFKSNAKNHAKKFSLKNILPIYEEIYESLRVKV
- a CDS encoding proline dehydrogenase family protein encodes the protein MKLFNNTEVAFTLKSDSQLERAYFLFKMIQSQPMVRIGTAVTNFALKAHLPVEGLIRSTVFDHFCGGVTEEDCLPNIKNMYTKHVHSILDYSVEGKETEDQFDLALNKTLKTIEFGTENKAIPFAVFKPTGFGRFALYQKLTEGKELTTDEKSEWLRVVERYHTVCKSAVAHDIPLLIDAEESWMQGAADVLIEELMEQYNTEKAIVFNTLQMYRHDRMDYLKNLHQKAHQKGFHIGMKVVRGAYMEKERARAEEMGYDSPICVDKNATDDNYNEAISYMVEHPNMAVFAGTHNELSSYLLMELAEKSQIDKGDKRLWFGQLYGMSDNISFNLANEGYNVAKYLPFGPVRDVMPYLIRRAEENTSVAGQTSRELNLIKTEKQRRKTL
- a CDS encoding LETM1 domain-containing protein; translated protein: MSTTVTEIKESIQKNKKRLAKEIKESKELVFLLKKSTQHKLTEEERGKVKQQLFDICKSIPSFAVFMLPGGAILLPLLIKLIPEMLPSAFREDDEELNK
- a CDS encoding transketolase; the protein is MSTTIERLEIFTQQVRRDILRMVHAVNSGHPGGSLGCAEFITALYQEIMEYSTEFTMDGKNEDLFFLSNGHISPVFYSVLAHTGFFPVEELASFRKLNSRLQGHPTTHEGLEGIRIASGSLGQGMSVGIGAAEAKKLNKDSHLVYTLHGDGELQEGQIWESAMYASAKKIDNLISTVDLNGKQIDGATDDVLPMGSIRAKFEAFGWDVLDIKEGNSMKAILEGMADAKSRTGKGKPVCVLLHTEMGNGVDFMMHTHAWHGKAPNDEQLESALAQNPETLGDY